The Parabacteroides sp. AD58 genome includes a window with the following:
- a CDS encoding SIS domain-containing protein, which yields MTYEIASILEKEANAVRNIPVSSNYEEAVNLIVEYVHARGGKLVTSGMGKAGQIAMNIATTFSSTGTPAFFLHPSEAQHGDLGIVRPNDIMLLISNSGKTRELVELVSLTRGLVPEMKFIVITGNPESELAREATVCLPTGAPAEVCPLGLTPTTSTTVMTVIGDILVVSTMKRIGFTNSDYAKRHHGGYLGSKSREQSQKE from the coding sequence ATGACATACGAAATCGCATCTATTTTAGAGAAAGAAGCGAATGCCGTACGAAACATTCCCGTCTCTTCCAATTACGAAGAAGCGGTCAATCTGATTGTGGAGTATGTGCACGCTCGTGGAGGGAAACTGGTAACAAGTGGAATGGGTAAAGCAGGACAAATCGCCATGAATATCGCAACGACCTTCAGCTCGACCGGTACGCCGGCCTTCTTCCTGCATCCCAGCGAAGCGCAGCACGGCGATCTGGGCATTGTCCGCCCCAACGATATCATGCTGTTGATTTCCAACTCGGGCAAAACACGCGAACTGGTCGAACTGGTTTCGCTTACCAGAGGCCTGGTTCCGGAGATGAAGTTCATCGTTATCACCGGAAATCCGGAAAGCGAACTGGCCCGGGAAGCAACCGTCTGTCTGCCAACAGGAGCACCGGCCGAAGTCTGTCCGTTAGGATTGACACCGACAACCTCAACCACGGTCATGACCGTTATCGGTGACATCCTGGTAGTCAGCACCATGAAACGGATCGGTTTTACCAACAGCGATTACGCCAAACGCCATCATGGCGGCTATTTAGGCTCAAAAAGCCGCGAACAGAGCCAGAAAGAATAA
- a CDS encoding NADP-dependent oxidoreductase — protein sequence MKAAQIKKYAKKINVSINEVPVPVPDKHEVLIRVKAAAVNPLENLILTGRIRLVQDYHMPLTLGNECAGIVESVGEDVRDFKVGDSVYALLPLHKIGAFAEYVAVDCRAVAPMPSGYDFVTAAAIPLTGLTAYQGLVEELEVQSGKTLLIPGGSGSFGQMAVPVAKAMGLRVIITGNRRSREKFEQMGVDQYIVYTEENYWDLLSGVDYVIDTLGASEFEHELSVLKKGGRLLSLRNAPNKMFALRNGFPWFKKLLFTVAGYRYDRAARKQGKEYRFIFVRADGVQLRKITEMVEKYHIVPDVDPRIFSLSQVNEALQLVAEGRLNGKVMIQM from the coding sequence ATGAAAGCAGCTCAGATAAAGAAATATGCAAAGAAAATCAATGTGAGTATCAATGAGGTTCCCGTTCCTGTGCCGGATAAACATGAAGTGCTGATCCGGGTAAAAGCTGCGGCGGTTAATCCTTTGGAGAACCTGATCCTTACAGGCCGTATACGGTTGGTCCAAGATTATCACATGCCTCTTACATTGGGAAACGAATGTGCCGGGATCGTGGAAAGCGTTGGCGAAGATGTGAGGGATTTTAAGGTCGGAGATTCCGTTTATGCCCTATTGCCCCTGCATAAAATAGGTGCTTTTGCCGAATACGTGGCCGTTGACTGTCGGGCTGTTGCTCCGATGCCATCCGGCTATGACTTTGTTACGGCTGCGGCCATTCCTTTAACCGGTTTGACGGCTTATCAGGGACTTGTGGAAGAACTGGAAGTACAGTCCGGTAAAACCCTGCTGATTCCCGGAGGTTCCGGAAGTTTTGGACAAATGGCTGTACCTGTCGCAAAGGCCATGGGGCTTCGTGTCATCATCACGGGCAATAGGCGTTCACGGGAGAAGTTTGAGCAAATGGGAGTTGACCAGTATATCGTGTATACGGAAGAGAATTATTGGGATCTCTTGTCTGGCGTCGATTACGTCATAGATACTTTGGGCGCTTCCGAATTTGAGCATGAGCTGTCTGTCCTGAAAAAAGGAGGACGGTTACTGAGTTTGAGGAACGCTCCTAATAAAATGTTTGCCCTGCGAAATGGTTTCCCCTGGTTTAAGAAACTGCTGTTTACGGTAGCTGGATACAGGTATGACCGGGCTGCTCGAAAACAAGGGAAAGAATACCGTTTCATATTCGTCCGCGCGGATGGCGTCCAGCTCCGGAAAATAACGGAAATGGTAGAGAAATATCATATCGTTCCGGATGTTGATCCCCGGATATTCTCTTTGTCTCAGGTAAATGAGGCCCTTCAACTTGTAGCTGAAGGACGGCTCAACGGTAAGGTGATGATTCAAATGTAA
- a CDS encoding tyrosine-protein phosphatase translates to MVKKEQIFGLLTCLLALFGCKPESCDIKALCVRDEIGNYIIKWETNPVIQGTAKLYVSDVPDKFDMSHPAITTPIEDGFIRYITENNIQRKYFRITFNDHFPQDIAAQYTFMEGIQNFRDVGGYKSKKGRHIRWGKIYRSGNIHNFTSQDSIRMSAAGIKTIIDLRTAHEVKERPIYFPNTQIIHIPIPCGNKDEMMQRILENKVRKRDGSLFMEDAYIRFIANNTEDFGEALRILLDKKNYPVLISGELGKDRVGIFISFLFSILDISQESITREYMASNHYINPGFMAKTASSLSSDSQETMTVLLSVSESYLNIAYQEIENRYGSFDNYRETGLKISGRNKDKLKDLLLK, encoded by the coding sequence ATGGTGAAGAAAGAGCAGATTTTCGGATTACTGACATGTTTACTGGCATTGTTCGGATGCAAGCCGGAATCATGTGATATCAAGGCGTTGTGTGTGCGTGATGAAATTGGTAATTACATTATCAAATGGGAGACTAATCCGGTTATCCAAGGAACAGCGAAACTGTATGTTTCGGATGTACCGGACAAGTTCGATATGAGCCACCCGGCCATTACAACACCGATAGAAGATGGTTTTATCCGCTACATCACCGAGAATAACATCCAGCGGAAGTATTTCCGTATCACCTTCAACGATCATTTTCCACAGGATATCGCGGCCCAGTACACCTTTATGGAAGGAATCCAGAATTTCCGGGATGTAGGTGGCTATAAATCAAAGAAAGGCAGGCATATCCGCTGGGGGAAGATTTACCGTTCGGGCAATATACACAACTTCACCTCCCAGGATTCCATCCGGATGAGTGCCGCCGGTATCAAAACCATCATTGATCTACGGACGGCTCATGAAGTAAAAGAGAGACCCATTTATTTCCCTAATACGCAAATCATTCACATCCCCATTCCCTGCGGCAATAAGGACGAAATGATGCAGCGTATTCTCGAAAACAAGGTACGTAAACGGGACGGTTCTCTTTTCATGGAAGATGCCTACATCCGTTTTATCGCCAATAATACGGAAGACTTCGGAGAAGCGCTCCGCATCTTGCTCGATAAGAAAAACTATCCGGTACTGATCAGTGGTGAGTTGGGAAAAGACCGGGTCGGGATTTTTATCTCGTTTCTGTTTTCCATTCTGGATATTTCACAAGAATCCATTACTCGGGAATATATGGCTTCCAACCATTATATCAACCCGGGATTTATGGCCAAAACAGCTTCTTCACTCAGTTCGGATTCACAAGAGACAATGACGGTCCTGCTGTCTGTCAGTGAATCGTACCTGAATATTGCCTATCAGGAAATCGAAAACCGATACGGATCATTCGACAATTACCGGGAGACTGGGCTCAAAATCTCAGGAAGAAACAAAGACAAGCTCAAAGATCTCTTGCTGAAATAG
- a CDS encoding winged helix-turn-helix transcriptional regulator: MKRSTVQDATFPACPVRNVLARICDKWALLVLYILDRSGKESMRFTELRQHMPDISQRMLTMTLRTLEEDGYITRTVFSEIPPRVEYALTVRAESLKPILTSLLEWAAEHMEEVMHDRRKAMSQPE, translated from the coding sequence ATGAAGAGATCAACGGTACAGGATGCCACATTCCCTGCCTGTCCGGTCAGGAATGTGTTGGCAAGAATATGTGATAAATGGGCCTTGTTAGTTTTATATATTCTGGATAGATCCGGCAAGGAAAGCATGCGTTTTACGGAGTTAAGGCAGCACATGCCTGATATTTCCCAGCGGATGCTGACGATGACCTTGCGAACATTGGAAGAGGATGGCTATATCACTCGGACTGTCTTTTCGGAAATACCGCCACGGGTGGAATATGCACTTACAGTCAGGGCCGAATCCCTGAAGCCGATCCTGACTTCCTTGTTGGAATGGGCGGCCGAGCATATGGAAGAGGTCATGCACGACCGTAGAAAAGCCATGTCGCAGCCTGAATAA
- a CDS encoding phosphatase PAP2 family protein, with amino-acid sequence MRFLCLFIALGTSVFSGSVYAATIDTLDINENLSMIQKVQRTSAYQITKQGVPLLFASALATTIDKRIQETRQANMSSFSYHFDDYLQYAPMAAMFGMKLAGVKGRSNWGEMMTADVFSAALMAGVVNGLKYTVKRDRPNHSKNNSFPSGHTATAFMAATMLYKEYKDLSPWVGIGAYSAATLVAAGRMMNNRHWLSDVLAGAGIGIMSTEVGYILSDLIFRKKPVFDLLDDDVSYSRIPSFIEYSIGYSSLFPRKISLNGKELTSYQGLNTTISAAYYRQNGWGINLQATIQSAKLTQGEGIAGATSFSIGPGYTYRVIPRIFLNSKLEVGYCQLLYNQDVLHKGISGTAATSLLAQISPAMGFRLYLEYVYTSLPYFETNKRLNYLNTGLAISALF; translated from the coding sequence ATGAGATTTCTGTGTTTATTCATAGCTTTGGGCACATCTGTCTTTTCCGGCTCCGTTTATGCCGCAACCATCGATACGCTGGATATAAACGAGAATCTGTCGATGATACAGAAAGTACAGCGGACATCAGCCTATCAGATCACCAAACAAGGCGTTCCTCTGCTGTTCGCAAGTGCCTTAGCCACCACAATCGACAAAAGAATACAGGAAACACGCCAGGCCAACATGTCATCTTTTTCTTATCACTTTGACGACTACCTGCAATATGCGCCGATGGCCGCCATGTTCGGAATGAAGCTGGCAGGCGTTAAAGGGCGAAGTAACTGGGGCGAGATGATGACAGCCGATGTCTTTTCTGCCGCCCTGATGGCCGGTGTTGTCAATGGACTGAAATATACGGTGAAACGAGATCGACCCAACCATAGCAAAAACAATTCATTCCCGTCCGGCCATACGGCTACAGCCTTCATGGCCGCCACCATGCTCTATAAAGAATATAAAGACCTGAGTCCCTGGGTAGGAATCGGAGCCTATTCGGCAGCTACGCTGGTGGCAGCCGGACGAATGATGAACAACCGTCACTGGCTGTCGGATGTCCTGGCCGGAGCAGGCATCGGCATCATGTCGACAGAAGTAGGATATATCTTATCGGATCTGATTTTCCGGAAGAAACCGGTGTTCGACCTGCTCGACGACGATGTATCCTATTCCAGGATTCCCTCTTTCATCGAGTATTCCATCGGCTACAGTTCTTTGTTTCCACGCAAAATAAGCTTAAACGGAAAAGAACTGACGTCTTACCAAGGATTGAATACCACCATCTCGGCAGCCTACTACCGGCAGAACGGCTGGGGAATCAACCTGCAGGCAACCATTCAGTCGGCCAAGCTGACCCAGGGTGAGGGCATCGCCGGTGCCACATCCTTCAGCATAGGTCCCGGTTACACGTACCGGGTAATCCCACGTATTTTCCTCAACTCCAAGCTCGAGGTGGGTTACTGCCAGTTGCTCTATAACCAGGATGTGCTGCATAAAGGTATTTCCGGCACGGCTGCCACGTCACTGCTGGCCCAGATATCACCGGCCATGGGTTTCCGTCTGTATCTGGAATATGTCTATACCAGTCTGCCTTATTTCGAAACAAACAAGCGCCTGAATTACCTGAATACCGGCCTGGCCATATCGGCCCTGTTCTGA
- a CDS encoding tetratricopeptide repeat protein, with product MKLADIYCEPSAEKDYNKAIVYARKALTYAETEQQKAYALHQIGACYGFINENDSALVYIARAIDFSQQNKGESNYTTYVLNYANTPGVNYEKAKSYLTELPENSLGRLITLGFLNLNNRHTGIAKYFCDKADSLYSSAPDKYSINTYNSLRILNACVKYTLGEEVSASEGISRNDSISQAISRKEALNSEISSNNLLLQKHIHESQLRTQRKIVIILSIVFFGIILFFLYDRNNKKRYIKIRKELDQIRVNQIELQSIDSENDQNSELTKIWKKRADICRDNFIRNGWMKKLQILEGNDKHSNGSFLPPAERDKLRKQLFEEFTDMIIDIKAAGNGVNLDDLTLCLLCLLKINNTTISKCMGASENAIRTRKSRLKEKLDPQMYQFIFGR from the coding sequence ATGAAACTGGCAGATATTTATTGTGAACCGTCTGCTGAAAAAGATTACAATAAAGCAATAGTATATGCAAGGAAAGCATTAACTTATGCGGAGACAGAACAACAAAAGGCCTATGCTCTACACCAAATTGGAGCCTGCTATGGCTTCATCAATGAAAATGACTCCGCATTGGTTTATATCGCCCGTGCCATTGATTTTTCACAACAAAATAAAGGAGAATCTAATTATACAACCTATGTGCTGAATTATGCAAATACACCAGGCGTAAATTACGAAAAAGCCAAAAGCTATTTAACGGAATTACCTGAAAACAGTTTGGGAAGGTTGATTACTTTAGGTTTTCTCAATCTAAACAACAGGCATACAGGCATTGCAAAATATTTTTGCGACAAAGCTGATTCGTTATATAGTAGCGCCCCTGATAAGTATTCAATCAATACATACAACAGCCTTAGAATACTCAATGCATGTGTAAAATACACCTTGGGTGAAGAAGTTTCTGCAAGTGAAGGGATTTCAAGGAACGATTCAATTTCACAAGCCATTTCAAGAAAAGAAGCTTTGAATAGTGAGATTTCAAGCAACAACTTACTATTGCAGAAACACATTCATGAATCGCAACTAAGAACCCAAAGAAAGATTGTCATCATATTATCAATCGTATTCTTTGGTATAATATTGTTCTTCCTATACGACAGAAATAACAAGAAACGATATATAAAAATAAGAAAAGAACTGGACCAGATTCGTGTCAATCAGATAGAATTACAATCTATTGATTCTGAGAATGACCAAAATTCTGAATTGACTAAGATTTGGAAGAAAAGAGCTGATATTTGCAGAGACAATTTCATTCGGAATGGATGGATGAAGAAACTTCAAATATTAGAAGGAAATGATAAACATTCCAATGGTTCTTTTCTCCCGCCTGCAGAAAGGGACAAACTCAGGAAACAGTTATTCGAAGAATTCACAGACATGATAATCGATATAAAAGCGGCAGGCAATGGAGTCAATCTGGATGATCTGACACTATGTCTCCTTTGTCTTCTGAAAATAAATAATACAACGATTTCCAAATGCATGGGGGCTTCGGAAAACGCTATCAGAACTCGAAAAAGCAGACTTAAAGAAAAGCTTGACCCTCAGATGTATCAATTTATATTCGGTAGATAA
- a CDS encoding carbohydrate kinase family protein → MRKVIGIGETILDIIFRGNQPYVAVPGGSVFNGLVSLGRLGVDVLFISEIGNDKVGDIIQQFMQENHISTQYVDRFPDGKSPLSLAFLDEHQNAQYSFYKDYPKQRLEVPLPPIEEDDIFIFGSYYSLNPALRKRVYEFLEYAKERGAILYYDPNFRKAHAHEAIHVMPTVLENFEFADIVRGSDEDFYNLFRQTDLNQVYQDHIQFYCDNFLTTRGADGVDLRTSRFSAHVDAQPIQPVSTIGAGDNFNAGIIYGLLKYQIRKDDLPTLSQEQWTKIIQCGIDFSAEVCQSYDNYISCEFAGKYGSFQAKLK, encoded by the coding sequence ATGAGAAAAGTAATAGGAATTGGAGAGACAATACTGGATATTATTTTCCGGGGGAACCAGCCTTACGTGGCTGTACCGGGAGGATCCGTATTCAATGGCCTGGTCTCATTGGGACGACTGGGTGTAGATGTGCTTTTTATCAGTGAAATCGGGAATGACAAGGTCGGGGATATCATCCAGCAGTTTATGCAGGAGAACCATATTTCCACCCAGTATGTAGATCGGTTTCCGGATGGGAAAAGCCCGCTGTCGCTGGCATTCCTGGACGAGCACCAGAATGCGCAGTATTCCTTCTACAAAGACTATCCGAAACAGCGGCTGGAAGTACCGCTTCCACCCATCGAAGAAGATGATATTTTCATCTTCGGTTCCTATTATTCCCTGAATCCGGCTTTACGGAAACGGGTTTATGAATTCCTCGAATACGCGAAAGAACGGGGGGCCATTCTCTATTACGATCCGAATTTCCGGAAGGCCCATGCCCACGAAGCCATCCACGTGATGCCTACCGTCCTGGAAAATTTCGAGTTTGCCGATATCGTCAGGGGTTCGGATGAAGACTTCTACAACCTGTTCCGGCAGACCGACCTCAACCAGGTATACCAGGATCATATCCAGTTTTACTGCGATAACTTTCTGACTACACGTGGAGCCGACGGAGTAGACCTGCGGACAAGCCGTTTTTCGGCCCATGTCGACGCACAGCCTATCCAGCCGGTCAGTACCATCGGAGCCGGCGACAATTTCAATGCAGGCATTATTTACGGGCTCCTGAAATACCAGATCCGGAAGGATGATCTGCCAACACTCAGTCAGGAGCAATGGACGAAAATCATCCAGTGCGGTATTGACTTTTCAGCCGAAGTCTGTCAGAGCTACGACAATTACATTTCCTGTGAATTTGCCGGTAAATATGGAAGTTTCCAAGCGAAACTTAAATAA
- a CDS encoding EFR1 family ferrodoxin (N-terminal region resembles flavodoxins. C-terminal ferrodoxin region binds two 4Fe-4S clusters.): MKLYEICFSPTGGTRKVSGFLAQALNGTSVNIDLSDRKKNFGDIALQEDEVAIVAVPSYSGRVPAPAAARISQIQGNGAKAVIVCVYGNRAYEDTLVELQDLVQQAGFTVIAAVAAIAEHSIAHKYAAGRPDQADEKHLKAFADKIVDKLNERDFSTPAIPGNRPYRKAGNAGIVPKATEACTKCGVCISKCPVGAISPSDPAKVKKKACISCMRCVAVCPHQARKVNGLLLAIVHLMLKKACSVRKECELYI; this comes from the coding sequence ATGAAACTGTATGAAATCTGTTTTAGTCCGACAGGTGGAACCCGGAAAGTCTCCGGATTTTTGGCCCAAGCGTTGAATGGAACGTCGGTAAACATTGATCTGTCTGACCGAAAGAAGAACTTTGGTGACATTGCGCTACAGGAAGATGAGGTTGCCATCGTAGCTGTTCCTTCGTATAGCGGACGTGTACCGGCTCCGGCGGCTGCACGTATCTCACAAATTCAGGGAAACGGCGCCAAGGCTGTTATCGTTTGTGTTTATGGTAACCGTGCTTATGAAGACACCTTGGTTGAACTTCAGGATCTTGTGCAGCAGGCCGGGTTCACGGTTATAGCTGCTGTCGCAGCGATAGCAGAACACTCCATCGCGCACAAATATGCCGCGGGCCGTCCTGATCAGGCCGACGAGAAGCATTTGAAAGCGTTTGCCGATAAGATAGTCGACAAGCTGAATGAAAGAGACTTCTCTACTCCTGCCATACCGGGCAACAGACCGTACAGAAAGGCCGGAAATGCGGGTATCGTGCCCAAAGCAACCGAGGCCTGTACGAAATGCGGTGTCTGTATTTCCAAATGTCCTGTCGGGGCCATCAGTCCGAGTGATCCGGCAAAAGTGAAAAAGAAAGCCTGTATTTCCTGCATGCGCTGCGTTGCAGTCTGTCCTCATCAGGCCAGAAAGGTTAATGGCTTGCTTCTTGCCATCGTACATCTGATGCTTAAGAAGGCCTGCTCTGTAAGAAAAGAATGCGAACTGTATATTTGA